A single window of Poecilia reticulata strain Guanapo linkage group LG10, Guppy_female_1.0+MT, whole genome shotgun sequence DNA harbors:
- the pcgf1 gene encoding polycomb group RING finger protein 1 isoform X2, giving the protein MAEQGPMAIAMRLRNQLQSVYKLDPLRNEEEVKLKIKDLNEHIVCYLCAGYFIDATTITECLHTFCKSCIVKYLQTSKYCPMCNIKIHETQPLLNLKLDRVMQDIVYKLVPGLQESEDKRIKDFYQSRGLERVIQPAGDDVSESAALPFTSFDHSKAHFYRYDEQVSLCLERLSSSLSGKDKTKLTLQKFVRCSVRAEVRHLRKVLCHRLNVEKHQVQMLFNNESLPDHMTMKRLWLSHWFGKAQPLVLHYTIKDKRTR; this is encoded by the exons ATGGCGGAGCAAGGTCCAATGGCCATAGCGATGCGGCTCCGAAATCAGCTTCAGTCTGTCTATAAACTGGACCCACTACGAAACGAG GAGGAAGTTAAGTTGAAGATCAAAGACCTGAATGAACACATTGTCTGCTACCTCTGCGCTGGATATTTTATAGACGCCACAACAATTACAGAGTGTTTGCATACTT TCTGTAAAAGTTGCATTGTAAAATACCTGCAAACCAGCAAGTATTGCCCCATGTGCAACATTAAGATTCATGAAACTCAACCTTTACTCAACCTCAAGCTGGATCGAGTGATGCAAGACATTGTCTACAAGCTGGTGCCTGGCCTTCAGGAGA gtGAGGACAAACGAATAAAAGATTTTTACCAGTCGCGTGGGTTAGAAAGAGTCATCCAACCTGCGGGAGACG ATGTTTCAGAGAGCGCAGCTCTGCCTTTTACAAGCTTCGACCACTCTAAAGCTCACTTCTACAGATATGATGAACAGGTTTCGCTGTGTTTAGAAAGACTAAG TTCATCACTCTCTGGGAaagataagacaaaacttactcTCCAG AAGTTTGTGCGCTGCTCTGTACGAGCAGAGGTCAGACACTTGAGGAAAGTCCTTTGTCACagattaaatgtggaaaaacatcag GTCCAGATGTTATTTAATAACGAGTCTTTGCCTGATCACATGACCATGAAACGGTTATGGCTTTCACACTGGTTTGGCAAG GCTCAACCACTAGTTCTTCACTACACCATCAAAGACAAAAGGACCAGATAG
- the pcgf1 gene encoding polycomb group RING finger protein 1 isoform X1 — translation MAEQGPMAIAMRLRNQLQSVYKLDPLRNEEEVKLKIKDLNEHIVCYLCAGYFIDATTITECLHTFCKSCIVKYLQTSKYCPMCNIKIHETQPLLNLKLDRVMQDIVYKLVPGLQESEDKRIKDFYQSRGLERVIQPAGDDVSESAALPFTSFDHSKAHFYRYDEQVSLCLERLSSSLSGKDKTKLTLQQKFVRCSVRAEVRHLRKVLCHRLNVEKHQVQMLFNNESLPDHMTMKRLWLSHWFGKAQPLVLHYTIKDKRTR, via the exons ATGGCGGAGCAAGGTCCAATGGCCATAGCGATGCGGCTCCGAAATCAGCTTCAGTCTGTCTATAAACTGGACCCACTACGAAACGAG GAGGAAGTTAAGTTGAAGATCAAAGACCTGAATGAACACATTGTCTGCTACCTCTGCGCTGGATATTTTATAGACGCCACAACAATTACAGAGTGTTTGCATACTT TCTGTAAAAGTTGCATTGTAAAATACCTGCAAACCAGCAAGTATTGCCCCATGTGCAACATTAAGATTCATGAAACTCAACCTTTACTCAACCTCAAGCTGGATCGAGTGATGCAAGACATTGTCTACAAGCTGGTGCCTGGCCTTCAGGAGA gtGAGGACAAACGAATAAAAGATTTTTACCAGTCGCGTGGGTTAGAAAGAGTCATCCAACCTGCGGGAGACG ATGTTTCAGAGAGCGCAGCTCTGCCTTTTACAAGCTTCGACCACTCTAAAGCTCACTTCTACAGATATGATGAACAGGTTTCGCTGTGTTTAGAAAGACTAAG TTCATCACTCTCTGGGAaagataagacaaaacttactcTCCAG CAGAAGTTTGTGCGCTGCTCTGTACGAGCAGAGGTCAGACACTTGAGGAAAGTCCTTTGTCACagattaaatgtggaaaaacatcag GTCCAGATGTTATTTAATAACGAGTCTTTGCCTGATCACATGACCATGAAACGGTTATGGCTTTCACACTGGTTTGGCAAG GCTCAACCACTAGTTCTTCACTACACCATCAAAGACAAAAGGACCAGATAG
- the lbx2 gene encoding transcription factor LBX2, protein MTSSKDMKAGSVLQSGGEERRRAPLDQLPPPANSNKPLTPFSIEDILNKPSVKKSVASICPPRVLEKVTGSNAPRNGISTPSSPLCALEELASKTFKGLEVSVIQAAEGREHLNSFGQRQTSKKRRKSRTAFTNHQIYELEKRFLYQKYLSPADRDQIAQQLGLSNAQVITWFQNRRAKLKRDLEEMKADVESLKKITPQTLQKLVSMDNIEDPQGGGPGARSPSVSPTSQGHRAFPQSPSSSRDQTTDEFSEDDEEIEVDD, encoded by the exons ATGACCTCCAGTAAAGACATGAAGGCAGGGTCTGTGCTGCAGTCCGGCGGCGAGGAGCGGAGGCGGGCTCCGCTGGACCAGTTGCCGCCGCCGGCCAACTCCAACAAGCCGCTGACGCCGTTCAGCATCGAGGATATCCTCAACAAACCCTCAGTGAAGAAGTCGGTGGCCAGCATCTGTCCGCCGCGAGTGCTGGAGAAAGTCACGGGCTCCAACGCGCCAAGAAACGGGATCAGCACTCCGTCCTCGCCTCTCTGCGCGCTGGAGGAGCTGGCCAGCAAAACGTTCAAGGGTCTAGAAGTCAGCGTCATCCAGGCAGCAGAAG GTCGGGAGCACCTGAACTCCTTCGGGCAGCGGCAGACGTCGAAGAAGAGGAGAAAGTCGCGGACGGCCTTCACCAACCACCAGATCTACGAGCTGGAAAAGCGCTTCCTCTACCAGAAGTACCTCTCTCCGGCCGACCGTGACCAAATCGCGCAGCAGCTGGGACTCTCCAACGCGCAGGTCATCACCTGGTTCCAGAACCGCAGGGCCAAGCTCAAGAGGGACCTGGAGGAGATGAAGGCGGACGTGGAGTCGCTGAAGAAGATCACTCCGCAGACCCTGCAGAAGCTCGTCAGCATGGACAACATCGAGGACCCGCAGGGTGGGGGCCCCGGGGCCCGGTCGCCCAGCGTCTCCCCGACCTCACAAGGACACCGAGCCTTCCCACAGTCCCCCTCCTCATCCAGAGACCAAACCACGGATGAGTTTTCGGAGGATGATGAAGAGATTGAGGTGGACGATTAA